Proteins encoded by one window of Kribbella italica:
- a CDS encoding helix-turn-helix transcriptional regulator, with protein MDKQELGAFLRTRRERLHPEDVGLPSGARRRTPGLRREEVAVLAHISTEYYVRLEQGRAPRPSGEVLAGIATALRLTDAESDHLHVLAGTAPSRSGLHRRDVRPSILALIERLPQTAAFVTSAAFEVLAWNDLAAALMEDFAELAPTDRNLARRAFLGPATLYGVSDAAEFRHHVVMHLRSTVARYPSDPEVTGLVDELRDGSPEFARLWERHDVQAPQMLTKTFHHPAVGDVTVDCDSMDLTDRDQHLVLYSAPAGSRDAEALALLNVLGAEGVKESR; from the coding sequence ATGGACAAGCAGGAGCTCGGGGCCTTCCTCCGCACCCGCCGCGAACGCCTCCACCCGGAGGACGTCGGCCTCCCGTCGGGTGCGCGCCGCCGGACACCGGGGCTGCGCCGCGAAGAGGTCGCCGTCCTCGCGCACATCTCCACCGAGTACTACGTCCGCCTCGAACAGGGCCGCGCCCCGCGCCCCTCGGGTGAGGTCCTCGCCGGGATCGCCACCGCGTTGCGGCTCACCGACGCCGAGTCCGACCACCTGCACGTCCTCGCCGGTACGGCGCCCAGCCGCAGCGGCCTGCACCGCCGCGATGTCCGCCCGAGCATCCTTGCCCTGATCGAGCGCCTGCCGCAGACCGCCGCTTTCGTCACTTCGGCCGCCTTCGAGGTGCTCGCCTGGAACGACCTTGCGGCCGCGCTGATGGAGGACTTCGCCGAGCTCGCCCCGACCGACCGCAATCTCGCCCGCCGGGCCTTCCTCGGGCCCGCGACCCTCTACGGCGTGTCCGACGCCGCCGAGTTCCGCCACCACGTCGTGATGCACCTCCGCTCGACCGTCGCCCGCTATCCGTCGGACCCCGAGGTCACCGGCCTCGTCGACGAGCTCCGCGACGGCAGTCCCGAGTTCGCCCGCCTCTGGGAACGGCACGACGTCCAGGCCCCGCAGATGCTCACCAAGACGTTCCACCACCCGGCCGTCGGCGACGTCACCGTCGACTGCGACTCGATGGACCTCACCGACCGCGACCAGCACCTCGTCCTCTACAGCGCGCCCGCCGGCTCCCGGGACGCCGAGGCACTCGCCCTGCTGAACGTCCTCGGAGCCGAAGGCGTCAAGGAGAGCCGGTGA
- a CDS encoding SDR family NAD(P)-dependent oxidoreductase — protein sequence MTTNTNAPIGLLTGKVVFITGASRGIGAAAARLFAAEGAAVVLASRGIEALEKLVGEIRADGGVADAVQIDLADRASVRAAVARVEELHGRLDGAFNNGAAIQTAPGPLDTTTDEDIEEQFAVNFRAHWTAMNAEAALMRQGSGGAIVNTSSIGSRRANPALPAYGAMKRALNSITETAAVTWAPHGIRVNGITPGGTATEMIDTWEATTPGVVDRIMASTPLGRMAEPREIAELAAWLLSDRASIVTGAIIPADGGAGA from the coding sequence ATGACGACAAACACCAACGCACCCATCGGCCTGCTGACCGGCAAGGTCGTGTTCATCACCGGCGCCAGCCGGGGCATCGGGGCGGCCGCCGCTCGGCTCTTCGCCGCCGAAGGCGCCGCTGTTGTGCTCGCGTCCCGTGGCATCGAGGCTCTGGAGAAGCTCGTGGGCGAGATCCGCGCCGACGGCGGTGTCGCGGACGCCGTACAGATCGACCTCGCGGACCGCGCGAGCGTCCGGGCCGCGGTCGCCCGGGTCGAGGAGCTGCACGGGCGCCTCGACGGCGCGTTCAACAACGGCGCGGCGATCCAGACGGCGCCCGGCCCGCTCGACACGACCACCGACGAGGACATCGAGGAGCAGTTCGCGGTGAACTTCCGCGCGCACTGGACCGCGATGAACGCCGAGGCGGCACTCATGCGCCAGGGCTCCGGCGGCGCGATCGTCAACACGTCGAGCATCGGCAGCCGCCGGGCCAATCCGGCGCTTCCGGCGTACGGCGCGATGAAGCGCGCGCTGAACAGCATCACCGAGACCGCCGCCGTCACCTGGGCACCCCACGGCATCCGCGTCAACGGCATCACCCCCGGCGGCACCGCCACCGAAATGATCGACACCTGGGAGGCGACCACACCCGGCGTCGTCGACCGGATCATGGCGTCCACCCCACTCGGCCGAATGGCCGAACCACGCGAAATCGCCGAACTCGCCGCCTGGCTCCTCAGCGACCGCGCCTCGATCGTCACCGGCGCCATCATCCCCGCCGACGGCGGCGCGGGGGCTTGA
- a CDS encoding RDD family protein: MSRPVDLVDVLGPDVAKRVEPLGNGQRYVRAGQWPMAAAWLVDVLVCAVCVFIGIVVLVSVSTIDDAMVGLGVIVLIPAVPLLYGVFYGNGRSLGALLTGTRLIRLKDGGRLGFSAPWAMLVRVVLLPFLIVIMLIGALGGGTGSPPGSLRRRSQDIDATHRLQTAEASA; the protein is encoded by the coding sequence ATGAGCAGACCTGTGGATCTTGTGGACGTCCTCGGGCCGGACGTCGCCAAGCGGGTGGAGCCGCTCGGGAACGGGCAGCGGTACGTCCGCGCGGGGCAGTGGCCGATGGCGGCGGCCTGGTTGGTGGACGTCCTGGTGTGCGCGGTCTGTGTGTTCATCGGAATCGTCGTCCTGGTCTCGGTGTCGACAATCGACGACGCGATGGTCGGGCTGGGTGTGATCGTGCTGATCCCCGCGGTCCCGTTGCTGTACGGCGTGTTCTACGGCAACGGCCGATCGCTGGGCGCCCTGCTGACCGGCACGCGGCTGATCCGGCTGAAGGACGGCGGCCGCCTGGGTTTCAGCGCACCGTGGGCCATGCTGGTGCGCGTCGTGCTCCTGCCGTTCTTGATCGTCATCATGCTGATCGGCGCTCTCGGCGGCGGCACCGGTTCACCACCCGGCTCGCTGCGCCGCCGCAGCCAGGACATCGACGCCACCCACCGCCTCCAAACAGCCGAAGCATCCGCCTGA